In one window of Legionella fallonii LLAP-10 DNA:
- a CDS encoding diguanylate cyclase → MDFPGVPQSQIEDELVTEAYKNYSTLIVGDFFAAILLASILWNKVSNPRFVAIWFTLMFVFNHLLKAIFYLNYCQRTKQGNLPHRRFWENYFILNHLLSGILWALGGLLFLLVEDPLIRLVIFIYLTGLLGAPISKLISFHLAYISFMIPIWLVMLFLSVSILPSLSPILLPAALLYFTVMLLSAAAAHHSLIKSIYLQIYSTTLLSDLKRSEESFRNTIENAPIGMAIVSPEGKFIHANQTLQEILGYTDDELHSKNMLEITYPADIAMTNDAMSKLINGELRIAHLEKRYIRKDGSIIWSMVSSSLIRNDQGQPINFIMQMKDVSDRIQNEEKMRQLNKKTMETLNELKLLEHDENLLNKLNRSLQICVTGEEAYPRINLIAQDLFPELSGGLSVFNKSSNQMETVIQWGQDQLLPKLFSPMDCFAIREANTNLVEDPQKAVPCNHYLTLPEGGYIALPLMVQNELIGVIHLLAPKGKKLTQHQQDMATSFGNIVKLALANINLRASLSELTLHDPLTNLYNRRYLNEFLSRELVRIARKKSTLCVAMLDIDNFKQFNDTYSHLAGDEVLKSLGQLLTKYFRETDISFRFGGEEFVVVLLNITLDNAVNKMDEFREQLKNIMAYYKDRPLPNITISIGIAEAPQHGATIEEIIKAADHALYAAKEEGKDRVKAYNP, encoded by the coding sequence ATGGACTTCCCAGGTGTTCCCCAATCACAAATAGAAGACGAACTGGTCACCGAGGCCTATAAAAATTATTCGACTTTAATCGTTGGTGATTTTTTTGCAGCTATCTTATTGGCTTCTATTCTCTGGAATAAAGTTAGTAACCCTCGCTTTGTGGCAATATGGTTTACGTTGATGTTCGTTTTTAATCATCTACTAAAAGCTATATTTTATCTTAATTATTGCCAACGAACAAAACAAGGTAATTTGCCTCATCGACGATTTTGGGAAAATTATTTCATACTGAATCATTTGCTATCAGGCATTTTGTGGGCTTTAGGAGGATTACTATTTCTCCTTGTAGAAGATCCACTTATTCGTTTAGTTATTTTTATATATCTCACCGGTTTGCTCGGAGCACCAATATCTAAATTGATATCATTCCATTTAGCTTACATTAGTTTTATGATCCCAATTTGGTTGGTAATGCTCTTTTTATCCGTGTCTATTTTACCTTCGCTGTCACCTATTCTATTGCCGGCTGCCTTGCTTTATTTTACTGTAATGCTCCTGAGCGCCGCTGCGGCTCATCACTCATTAATAAAATCAATTTACTTACAAATATACAGTACCACTCTTTTATCTGATTTAAAGCGCAGCGAAGAAAGTTTTCGTAATACTATTGAAAATGCCCCCATTGGCATGGCGATTGTCTCGCCAGAAGGAAAATTTATACATGCCAACCAGACGCTACAAGAAATATTAGGTTATACGGATGATGAATTACATAGCAAAAACATGTTAGAAATTACTTACCCTGCTGATATAGCTATGACTAATGATGCCATGAGTAAACTCATCAATGGGGAATTGCGTATTGCTCACCTGGAAAAACGCTATATCCGCAAAGATGGCAGTATTATCTGGTCCATGGTAAGTTCCTCACTGATTCGAAACGACCAAGGTCAGCCGATTAATTTTATTATGCAAATGAAAGATGTCAGTGATCGCATTCAAAATGAAGAAAAAATGCGTCAACTTAATAAGAAAACGATGGAGACTTTAAATGAATTAAAGCTACTCGAACATGATGAAAATTTATTAAATAAGTTAAATCGCTCCCTGCAAATTTGTGTTACAGGAGAAGAGGCTTATCCACGAATCAATTTAATTGCACAAGACTTATTCCCTGAATTAAGTGGTGGTTTATCTGTTTTTAATAAGTCGTCCAACCAAATGGAAACCGTAATTCAATGGGGACAAGATCAATTATTACCAAAGCTATTTTCTCCAATGGATTGTTTTGCGATCCGTGAAGCTAATACTAATCTTGTTGAAGATCCCCAAAAAGCAGTACCTTGTAATCATTATTTAACACTCCCCGAAGGAGGCTATATTGCATTACCTCTAATGGTACAAAATGAATTAATTGGCGTAATTCATTTGTTGGCACCAAAAGGTAAAAAACTAACACAACACCAACAGGATATGGCAACTTCATTTGGCAATATTGTTAAATTGGCGTTAGCTAATATTAATTTACGCGCCTCATTAAGCGAGCTCACATTACATGATCCATTAACCAACTTATATAATCGACGATATTTAAATGAATTTTTATCGCGAGAATTAGTTCGAATTGCACGAAAGAAAAGTACACTATGCGTGGCCATGCTAGATATCGATAATTTCAAACAATTTAACGATACTTATAGTCACTTGGCGGGTGATGAGGTGCTGAAATCACTTGGGCAATTATTAACTAAATATTTTCGTGAAACTGATATTTCTTTTCGTTTTGGTGGCGAGGAGTTTGTCGTGGTATTACTCAATATCACCTTAGATAATGCCGTTAATAAAATGGATGAATTCCGTGAGCAGTTAAAAAATATAATGGCTTATTATAAAGACAGGCCATTGCCGAACATTACCATTTCCATTGGAATAGCAGAAGCTCCACAACATGGTGCTACTATTGAAGAGATAATAAAGGCCGCAGACCATGCACTCTATGCTGCTAAAGAAGAGGGTAAAGATAGAGTAAAAGCCTATAATCCTTGA
- a CDS encoding L,D-transpeptidase family protein, with the protein MKIKAIYLMISIFFPVALFASTATCPLSNGINVHTTKQILNICKHGTVIKTFKVALGYKGVGKKHAGDNKTPIGLYGLAHPRKSNQFKVFIPILYPTTKQLAAGYTGRDVGIHGPTQSSSLFSWLSNLPNSTRGCIAVGKNNHIEYVANWVKANPGAKVLII; encoded by the coding sequence ATGAAAATAAAGGCAATTTATTTAATGATCTCTATTTTTTTTCCTGTCGCTTTATTCGCTAGCACTGCGACTTGTCCTTTATCAAACGGAATCAATGTACACACCACAAAGCAAATTTTAAATATTTGTAAACACGGCACTGTAATTAAGACCTTTAAAGTAGCTCTAGGATACAAAGGTGTCGGTAAAAAACACGCGGGGGATAATAAAACTCCAATTGGTTTATATGGGTTAGCTCATCCAAGAAAATCCAATCAATTTAAAGTCTTTATTCCAATTCTCTATCCGACTACAAAGCAATTAGCGGCAGGATATACAGGTAGAGATGTAGGGATCCATGGACCAACTCAGTCATCTAGTTTATTTAGCTGGTTAAGCAACTTACCAAACTCAACGCGTGGATGCATTGCTGTTGGCAAAAATAACCATATCGAGTATGTGGCTAATTGGGTAAAAGCCAATCCTGGAGCTAAGGTGTTAATTATTTAA